A genomic stretch from Eriocheir sinensis breed Jianghai 21 unplaced genomic scaffold, ASM2467909v1 Scaffold140, whole genome shotgun sequence includes:
- the LOC126989989 gene encoding putative nuclease HARBI1: MREPEAESPEDFINYMKMEPAMFREVLIRLSERIRKETTRFRAPLEPGMKLAITLRSLATGESYHSLAFQFRVPHNTISLLVKEVCESIVEEFQAEVICTPTNAAAWKGLAIRFYSRWQLPHCLGAIDGKHVAIKCPSESGSMYHNYKGFFSIILLPVADADYKFIWTDVGANGATSDCAVFNRSNVHAAIEA; this comes from the coding sequence ATGAGGGAACCTGAGGCGGAGTCTCCTGAAGATTTCATCAACTACATGAAAATGGAGCCAGCCATGTTCAGGGAGGTCCTCATTCGGCTGTCTGAGAGGATCCGTAAGGAAACAACAAGATTCCGGGCACCTTTAGAGCCTGGGATGAAGTTAGCAATCACTTTACGATCCCTTGCCACCGGGGAGAGCTATCATAGCCTTGCCTTCCAGTTCCGCGTGCCCCACAACACCATTTCACTTCTGGTTAAAGAAGTGTGCGAGAGTATCGTGGAAGAGTTCCAGGCTGAAGTTATCTGCACCCCTACCAATGCAGCTGCGTGGAAGGGATTAGCCATTCGCTTCTACAGCAGGTGGCAGTTGCCTCACTGCCTAGGGGCTATTGACGGGAAGCATGTCGCCATCAAGTGTCCCTCCGAGTCTGGGTCAATGTATCACAATTACAAGGGCTTCTTCTCCATCATTTTGCTGCCTGTGGCTGATGCAGATTACAAGTTCATATGGACTGATGTCGGTGCTAATGGTGCTACGTCTGACTGCGCTGTATTCAACCGGTCCAACGTGCATGCTGCCATTGAAGCCTAA